The Dokdonia donghaensis DSW-1 DNA window TAACTTTAATGTAAAAGGAAAGAAAAACACTTTACAGTTTAGCCTTGATATTCTTAATGTAGGTAACCTTATCAGTTCAGATTGGGGACTTGTAGAGCAGCCTAACAGTATACAGCCAGTAAGTGTATCTGTTACAGACGGTGTTCCTACTTATACTTATAATGAGGAGTTAACACAAACTTTTGGTACAGATGCAAGCCTTCTTAACAGATGGCAAGCACAAGTAGGGTTACGTTACATCTTTAACTAGAACCTTACGACTACATATAAAAACCGCCTGCAAGAAATTGCAGGCGGTTTTTTATTTATATAATGTAAAACTACAGGCTCTGTATAGTCTAAGCTACTCCTACATAGTAGTAGACAGCCATAAAATGTGCAAAAGAACCTCCTAACACAAATACGTGGAAAATAGCGTGGTTATAAGGGATACGAGAGATACTATACAAAACAGCACCTATCGTATATAAAATACCACCAGCAAATAACCATTGTACTCCGGCAGGATCAAGATTTGCTAGCAACGGCTTGTATGCAAAAACAATAAGCCAACCCATCGCCACATAAAGGATAGTAGAAAGAATATCAAATCGTCCGGTAAAGAAGAGTTTTAATATCATCCCAAAGAGAGCGATAGACCAGGCTATCCCAAAAATCCACCACCCAGTAATTCCCTCTAGAGTTACTAGCGTAAAAGGTGTGTATGTGCCCGCAATGAGCACATAGATCGCCGCGTGATCAAATATTTTAAGTCTTGCT harbors:
- the trhA gene encoding PAQR family membrane homeostasis protein TrhA, which encodes MEHSTAPNPDYSPQEERLNIWTHGFGFVASVFGLILFCFRESVTTTATISLIVFGISLCVLYFASTAYHSATKPLRRARLKIFDHAAIYVLIAGTYTPFTLVTLEGITGWWIFGIAWSIALFGMILKLFFTGRFDILSTILYVAMGWLIVFAYKPLLANLDPAGVQWLFAGGILYTIGAVLYSISRIPYNHAIFHVFVLGGSFAHFMAVYYYVGVA